One genomic window of Salvia miltiorrhiza cultivar Shanhuang (shh) chromosome 4, IMPLAD_Smil_shh, whole genome shotgun sequence includes the following:
- the LOC131021772 gene encoding cytochrome P450 71AU50-like: MMAWIWAVLSAILLVYLLQQLLGPNRLPPGPIGLPILGHFHLLGKNPHVDLCRLARKHGPIMGLRLGFVRAVVVSSPAAAELVLKTHDLVFASRPRSDASCRMSYDQRNLAFAPYGPYWRNMRKLCTLQLLSASKMKQFEPMRKAELGLLVASLKQSRDTVDLRARISAVNGDMNCLMILGRKYSDRDLDEQDGFKALFSETLEITAQFNLADYFPYIGGLDLHGLNRRMKRLSNVFDGFLEKIMEDHLQKKQQSHDFVDTMMAIMDSGEAGFEFDRTHIKAVLLDLLIAGMDTSATATEWTMSELLRHPAVMKKLQEELESIVGLESMVEESHLDKLEYLECVVKEVMRLHPVAPLLIPHESMEDCELQGFHIPKKSRVMVNVWAIGRDPDVWANPDSFTPERFVGSDIDMRGRHFELIPFSSGRRGCPGMQLGLALVKLLVAQLVHCFHWELPNGMKPHHIDMSEHFGLVTARAKRLMAVPTYRLHI; this comes from the exons ATGATGGCTTGGATATGGGCGGTTTTATCAGCGATCCTACTTGTTTATCTCCTCCAACAACTACTCGGCCCGAACAGACTGCCTCCCGGCCCGATAGGGCTTCCCATACTAGGCCATTTTCACCTGCTGGGCAAGAATCCTCACGTAGATCTGTGCCGTCTAGCCCGAAAACATGGCCCCATCATGGGCCTTCGCTTGGGCTTCGTGCGCGCAGTGGTGGTGTCGTCTCCGGCAGCCGCCGAGCTCGTTCTCAAGACCCACGACCTCGTCTTCGCCAGCAGGCCTCGCAGCGATGCGTCCTGCCGGATGAGCTACGACCAGAGGAATCTGGCTTTCGCGCCCTACGGCCCGTACTGGCGCAACATGCGTAAACTCTGCACCTTGCAGCTGCTCAGCGCTTCCAAGATGAAGCAATTCGAGCCCATGAGAAAGGCCGAGCTCGGGCTGCTGGTTGCGTCGCTCAAGCAGAGCAGGGACACCGTGGATCTCAGAGCCAGAATCTCCGCCGTCAACGGTGATATGAATTGCTTGATGATTCTCGGGAGGAAGTATTCCGACAGGGATCTCGACGAGCAGGATGGGTTCAAAGCTCTGTTCAGCGAGACGCTCGAGATCACCGCGCAGTTCAATCTCGCAGACTATTTCCCCTACATTGGGGGACTTGATCTCCATGGCCTGAATCGCAGAATGAAGCGGTTGAGCAACGTGTTTGATGGATTCTTGGAGAAGATCATGGAAGATCACCTTCAGAAGAAGCAGCAGAGCCACGACTTTGTTGATACCATGATGGCGATCATGGACTCCGGAGAAGCTGGATTCGAATTCGACCGTACCCACATCAAGGCCGTGCTCCTG GATTTACTGATAGCAGGAATGGATACCTCTGCAACTGCGACGGAGTGGACAATGTCAGAACTATTGCGGCATCCCGCCGTAATGAAGAAACTCCAGGAAGAACTGGAATCAATTGTGGGATTGGAATCAATGGTTGAAGAATCGCATCTGGACAAACTCGAATACTTGGAGTGTGTGGTGAAGGAAGTGATGCGCCTCCATCCCGTGGCGCCCCTCTTAATCCCTCACGAATCCATGGAAGACTGTGAGCTGCAAGGTTTCCACATACCCAAAAAATCAAGAGTGATGGTGAACGTGTGGGCTATCGGGAGGGATCCCGATGTTTGGGCTAACCCCGACTCTTTTACACCGGAGAGGTTCGTTGGTAGCGATATAGACATGAGGGGCCGGCATTTCGAGCTTATACCATTTAGCTCGGGCAGGCGAGGATGCCCCGGGATGCAACTAGGCTTGGCGCTGGTCAAACTGCTGGTGGCGCAATTGGTGCATTGCTTTCATTGGGAGCTTCCAAATGGTATGAAGCCTCACCACATAGATATGTCTGAGCACTTTGGTTTGGTTACTGCTAGAGCTAAGCGTCTCATGGCGGTTCCTACTTATCGACTACACATTTGA